The Anaerobaca lacustris DNA window GCCGACATGTACGTCTGCCTGATCGACGGTGTCACCACGATGCACCAGCGGCTCCTGGAGCACCGGGCCGTCGAGCACACGCTCAAGGATTTGATCGTCTGGCGCGAGGAGGAAATCATCAGCACGGAGATGCTCTGCAAGGGGATCGACGAAACGGCTCCTTTCTACTGCCTGGCCCGGGGCGTCGAGGAGGACACCACCGAGACGTTTTATCGGCTCGCCTTCGAGCGTCACGCCAAGAAGGCCTATCTGAGCTTCCCAATGACGGCGGTGGCCGAAATGGACACCGTGCTGGCCGAGATTGGCCGTTTCCGCTCGCAGATGAAGCGACACTTCATCTGTTTCGATCCGGGCGATCTGGAAGAAGCCGTTCTCCCACTGCACGCCGCTCGGGCCAAACGGGAGGGTCGGGGCCACATCGATGTGGAAGTCGGCGATCGCCAGATCCAACTCAGCGCCGACGAGGTCCTCCAGATCGAGCGGGACATCAACAGCCAGATTTATGCCCGCGACTTTCTGCTCATCGACCAGGCCGACATGATCGTCAGTTTCATTCCCGCGATGTCCGACGGGCGAGCCGCCATTTCCAGCGGCGTCGAGCGAGAACTCCAGCACGCCCACGAGGCCGCCAAAGAGGTCTACGTCATCTGGACCGCGCAGCAGCACCCCTCCGTCTTCATCACCCAGACCGCCAGCGCCGTCTTCCGCACCGTCGCCGAGGCACTGACCTTCTTCGAGAAGCGCCACCTGGCTGAATAGCCATACGTTCCTCCTTCGAGGTGTACTTCGGCTTTGGAGTATCGTCGCGCAAGGGCGAGGCATGCCTCGCCCCTACGCCGGACCAGCAGAACCTTGCATCTGAGATGAGCAGCGCGTAGGATGACGCCTATGGATGCACTACCTCAGAGTTCGCCGGACGAACCTGCCCTTTCGGGCGAAGAAATGGCTCGGCGGATCGATCATACGCTGTTGAAGGCCGAGGCCACGCGAGAGCAGATCCTTCGGCTGTGCGATGAGGCGATGCGCTATGGCTTCTGCGCCGTCTGCGTCAACGGACGTTGGGTTTCGACAGCGGCCGAGAGGCTGCACGGCAGTGGGGTTCGCGTGGCATCGGTCGTGGGTTTTCCGCTTGGGGCCGACACCACCAAGGCCAAGGTGGCCCAGACGAAAGAGGCGATCCACGATGGGGCCGATGAGATCGACATGGTCGCCGACCTCGCTGCCATGATCGAAGGGGACACGCGATACCTGCTGCGCCAGTTGCAGGCGGTATGGAATGCCTGCCGTGCCATGCGACCGCCGGTGCTGCTGAAGGTCATCATCGAATCGGCGGCATTGACGACGGAGCAGAAGGTGCTTGCGTGTCGGGCGGCCGAGCAGATCGGCGCCGATTTTGTCAAGACGAGCACGGGGCTGCACCCGGCCGGCGGCGCAACCGTCGAGGACATCCGCCTGATAAGGGAGACCTCGCCGCGGTACAAGATCAAGGCCTCCGGCGGCATTCGGACGGCACAGCAGGCCATCGCCATGGTCGAGGCGGGCGCCGAGCGGATCGGCACATCGGCCGGGATCGCTATTGTGGAAGAGTTGCGGACCGCGCGTCGATGAGATCGTCGCGGTGGTCTGAGAGGGTGTCGTGATGGCCGAACGATTTGTCAGCGAACCGATCCAGCCGGCGGCAGGCACATTCGACGCGGCGGGAATGACCCGGGGCGAGCCGGGATTGCCGAGACAGTTCACCTGGAGAGACCAGCAGTACACCGTCGCCGAGGTCATCGAGGCGTGGAAGGAGGATGGGCCCTGTCGTAACGGAAGCCCGGAGATGTATCTGCGAAAGCACTGGTACAGGGTTCGCACGGCAGAGGGGCCCGAGATGACAATCTACTTCGAGCGGCAGCCCCAGTCGAAGCAACACAGCAAGAAACGCTGGTGGCTCTACACCGTCGGCTCGAAAGAGCCGGTTCGATAGGCAAGCTATGGACGCTCGACCTTGCCCGCTGGAAATCGCCTCCGCCACGGCCCCGTGCATCCCCTGCACACTCCACGCTCGCGCGATCCACGCCGCCGTGCTGCTGCCCGCGATCAGTGAAGTCTTTGCGAGACGGCGGTCGGCGTCGATCCTGGGGGCAAATGCCGCGGTGGTCGATGGCCCCCGGTTCAGCTACTGGGCCACCGAACCGAAGGAGACCTTTGAGTTCACAGTGGATGGCAAAGAGCCCTTCGAAAAGCTCGAATCCGCCTTGGCCAGATATACGCTCTGCGAAGGACCAGCGAGCCTGCCTGATGGTTTGTTCCGGGGGGGCTGGATCGGGTACTTGGCCTACGAACTGGGACGCCACATCGAACGACTGCCCCGCAGGGCCGTCAACGACCTCGCCTTGCCCCTGATCCGGCTGTGCTTCCACGACCGCTTCCTCGCCTACGATCATCGCGAGGACGCGTTCTGGCTCATCGCGTTGGAGTTGCCCGACGACCGCGAATCGCCCCAGGAGAAGATCGAGACCCTGGAGCGGCTGCTGGATGAAGCACAGGACATGGATGTACCCTGCCCGCCGGCGGCCAATATCGAACACCTCGATGCGTCCAGGATCGCAGACAACATTGGCGAGGCCCCGTACCTGCGGGCGGTCGAGCGGATCAAGCGGTACATCCGGGAT harbors:
- a CDS encoding DUF6504 family protein, with the translated sequence MAERFVSEPIQPAAGTFDAAGMTRGEPGLPRQFTWRDQQYTVAEVIEAWKEDGPCRNGSPEMYLRKHWYRVRTAEGPEMTIYFERQPQSKQHSKKRWWLYTVGSKEPVR
- the deoC gene encoding deoxyribose-phosphate aldolase — protein: MDALPQSSPDEPALSGEEMARRIDHTLLKAEATREQILRLCDEAMRYGFCAVCVNGRWVSTAAERLHGSGVRVASVVGFPLGADTTKAKVAQTKEAIHDGADEIDMVADLAAMIEGDTRYLLRQLQAVWNACRAMRPPVLLKVIIESAALTTEQKVLACRAAEQIGADFVKTSTGLHPAGGATVEDIRLIRETSPRYKIKASGGIRTAQQAIAMVEAGAERIGTSAGIAIVEELRTARR